A window of the Chloroflexus sp. Y-396-1 genome harbors these coding sequences:
- a CDS encoding class I SAM-dependent methyltransferase: protein MINQRIFSLLQCPTCRVRPLILEAQGVRCPRCQILYPFCDGYIDLMPRGTEFDYVSKYVSDEEQLAAELDYRELAPPLLAAGVRDRTLRRLMRWRTSDVVLDNGCGTAKHAVWNAKYVGLMVGSDPATLFADEAVRTVTLTKADSRLLPFADGSFDKVFAIDILEHFPLPVIDAYLAETARVLRPGGRMMAFSNTRERSPIQPLIDISRHIGRLFVKAGVYDFEREKLRKSDHIKALETWEDVLAAFERAGLRPVKVIFWNSLFTTFVEHVLMKLGEAIIGRTRSRTATNATPGNVSAGAAREIRARQRMRNRLRKKGAVYYALLAVTLLMELDLWLFGWMRCGSYFILVEKPRS, encoded by the coding sequence ATGATTAACCAACGAATTTTTTCGCTATTGCAATGTCCTACCTGTCGGGTACGACCTCTCATTCTTGAAGCGCAAGGGGTGCGTTGTCCACGTTGTCAGATCCTTTATCCGTTCTGCGATGGGTATATCGACCTGATGCCACGCGGTACCGAATTTGATTACGTCTCGAAGTACGTCAGTGACGAAGAGCAACTTGCTGCTGAGCTAGACTATCGTGAACTGGCGCCGCCATTACTGGCTGCCGGTGTTCGCGACCGCACGCTCCGGCGGCTGATGCGCTGGCGGACAAGCGATGTTGTGCTCGATAACGGATGTGGCACAGCAAAACATGCGGTCTGGAACGCGAAATATGTCGGGTTGATGGTCGGGTCTGATCCGGCAACCCTCTTTGCTGATGAGGCAGTACGTACCGTTACACTTACGAAAGCTGATTCGCGTCTGCTCCCCTTCGCCGACGGTAGTTTTGATAAGGTATTCGCAATTGACATCCTCGAACACTTTCCATTGCCGGTGATCGATGCGTATCTGGCCGAGACGGCTAGAGTATTACGACCTGGCGGGCGGATGATGGCCTTTTCCAATACCCGCGAACGTTCACCAATCCAGCCACTGATTGACATCAGCCGTCATATTGGCCGTCTGTTCGTTAAAGCCGGCGTCTACGATTTCGAGCGCGAGAAACTCCGCAAGTCAGATCATATTAAAGCCCTGGAAACGTGGGAAGATGTGCTGGCTGCATTTGAACGTGCCGGTTTACGCCCGGTGAAGGTCATTTTCTGGAACAGCCTCTTCACCACCTTTGTTGAGCATGTGTTGATGAAGTTGGGTGAGGCCATCATTGGGCGCACCCGTAGTCGTACAGCGACAAATGCGACGCCAGGCAACGTCAGTGCCGGTGCAGCGCGTGAAATTCGGGCCCGCCAGCGGATGCGCAACCGATTACGCAAGAAGGGAGCGGTCTATTATGCGCTACTGGCCGTGACTCTGTTGATGGAACTTGATCTCTGGCTATTTGGCTGGATGCGTTGTGGTAGTTATTTCATTCTCGTTGAAAAACCGCGCTCATGA
- the eis gene encoding enhanced intracellular survival protein Eis encodes MIEYRALTSAEFEQFWALDRYAFARQYHRGRYTPEVIAQLRGLFVHGELVAQLQIMPFQMQAGNGALSVGAIGSVATWPQHRRRGYAEQLLRAACTELREQGAVLALLYPFRHEFYHRLGWALAGERRLVQPTPGQLRAFQAVAGTYVAAGPAQIEELDTIYRGALRGRYGPLVRDQSWWREDVLHTWGGEPYYAFIWRDDQGRGRSYLIYRLDRHETGDRIVCRDIVALDPTARAQLFVFLARHAGQIVAAEIPTPVDAPLNALLPAPVPTTVVPLFMQRVLDVAQLLTEYPFTATTIGHLTIQIADEWLPDNAGRYRIEWQQGKATVTRLGPGEADLACTSATLSQLLSRYLRPRTAVAFGLLAAPQRQALLLLETALDGLPPFCADYW; translated from the coding sequence ATGATAGAGTATCGTGCACTAACATCAGCCGAATTCGAGCAGTTTTGGGCACTCGACAGGTATGCGTTTGCCCGCCAGTACCACCGTGGCCGCTACACGCCGGAAGTGATTGCGCAACTGCGTGGGTTATTTGTCCATGGTGAGCTGGTTGCGCAGTTGCAGATCATGCCGTTTCAGATGCAGGCCGGTAATGGTGCGCTGTCGGTAGGAGCGATTGGCAGCGTGGCGACCTGGCCGCAGCATCGACGGCGTGGCTACGCTGAACAGTTGCTTCGGGCTGCCTGCACCGAGTTGCGTGAACAAGGGGCCGTCCTAGCGCTCCTTTACCCGTTCCGTCACGAGTTTTACCATCGTTTGGGGTGGGCGTTGGCCGGTGAACGGCGCCTGGTGCAACCGACACCCGGCCAACTGCGTGCCTTTCAGGCAGTAGCCGGTACGTATGTTGCTGCCGGACCAGCACAGATTGAGGAACTTGATACGATCTATCGCGGTGCACTTCGCGGGCGGTATGGCCCACTGGTGCGTGATCAGAGCTGGTGGCGGGAAGATGTGTTGCATACCTGGGGTGGAGAACCATATTATGCCTTCATTTGGCGTGATGACCAGGGTCGTGGACGCTCCTACTTAATCTACCGTCTCGACCGCCACGAAACCGGTGACCGCATTGTTTGCCGCGACATTGTTGCCCTTGATCCAACGGCGCGGGCGCAACTCTTTGTGTTTCTTGCCCGTCACGCCGGCCAGATCGTTGCCGCCGAGATCCCAACACCAGTTGATGCGCCACTGAACGCACTATTGCCAGCACCGGTACCGACGACGGTCGTACCGCTCTTTATGCAGCGTGTGCTTGATGTTGCGCAACTGTTGACCGAATATCCGTTCACTGCTACAACGATTGGTCATTTGACGATCCAGATCGCTGACGAGTGGCTGCCCGATAACGCCGGGCGCTACCGAATCGAATGGCAGCAAGGGAAAGCGACTGTAACCCGACTCGGACCCGGTGAAGCTGATCTCGCCTGCACGAGCGCAACCCTCAGTCAACTGCTCAGCCGCTATCTGCGGCCACGTACTGCGGTTGCTTTTGGCCTGCTGGCAGCTCCACAACGTCAGGCGCTGCTGCTCCTCGAAACAGCACTCGATGGCTTGCCGCCATTCTGTGCTGATTATTGGTGA